CCAAGTTCACTGTAAAGTCAGTTCAGCACTGCAGGGTCGCTACAGCTGCTGTAGCCAGTTGCTTTTAGCTTAGACCCTAAAATGAAGAATACTAACCCTATGATCAATcacatcaattaaaaaaacCCTACTATTTATATTACTTTGTTCATGAGCGCATGGAGTCAGAGGTCATGGTCAGCTTCAGAACAGCGCCCCCCACAGCTCATTCTGTCTACTTGCTTAAAGGCACTACAGCAAGGCAGCTTGTCGACAATGCTGTTTCATCCTGGTGGTCCCCAGGTGAGGGACAGTCTCTTTATGGACGAGCTGAGCCTGCTGTCCTCATAACAGCCTTTAAAGTTATATGGAAATAATCATTATACAGGCGGGATAATGGACACTAATGTCTCTCTGGTGTTCTACGCAGAGTCTATACTGACCTTATTgtactttatttcattttatacatTTCCTTTGGCATCAGTATAATATTCTTACATCGTAAAATGTATATTGTACCATTTTATTTGAGCATACTGTGAGCACAGACATACAGTGAATGTTGCCTAAATTTACATATCCTCTCATAAAGGTCTGGATCATATCATTATAAGCATACACTTTGATTAATAGCATGCCACAGCTAAAGTAACGTAGTAAATCTGAAATCTAAGATTACTTCCATACATAATGACACATTTTCAAAGCAGTTTTTGGCCTAAATTTCTGGTAAAGCTGAAAAAATACATATGTAGAAGATGACTTCTACAGaatcttctccttctcctgaaTGACTTGCATTTTCCCCACTTACCCCATTAACTACTCTTTCTGTTTGGGGTCCTGTTGAGCAAGGCACGTAACCCCCACAGGCTTGCATTAGAGGGTCACGGCTGTTCTGGACAATCTCATATAGAAGTGAATGAAAATCTGAGTTTAAAACTAGAacttgtgtttgctgcagtggagtttgctgttttttgggCAGTTTTCTGTAGTACAAGCTCTCTTTATACATGAAGTTCTCTGGCCATTAAATACTAACTGTAAGACACATCCGTCCATTATGAGGACTGCGCGGTTACTTGTGTCCCCTGTTAATTGAGCCCGCCAAGGTCGAGAGGAGGATGGCTGAGCGGTGGGACTGTGGGAGCAGAGATATGCTTACGGCGCACACTGcacattttcctcctttttatgCCTCTCCGTCATGCCAAGACACACTCAGTGTGGGCCATCCATCTTCATACGGAGGGAGGAGACGGACCCCCAACTCAACACGCCATGAGAGGTGACGAGCATCCCTCAAAAGTAGGACAATGTCCTGTTGGGCGTTTGGCAGCACCGGGAAGTGCGCTGCTCGTTTAGATGAGATGAGTGATGACGGTGTCATATCACACCTGGACAGAGACGGAATAAAGCTACTTGACACGCGGGAAGCCTCGGCTTGTGCCAGGGTTGTCCTAGTTTTGGAAGTGTGGACGTGTTTGTGCCTGTAAAGAGAATCGGTCATATATATAAGGACTGGTTATGTTAGATACAGATTTGAATTGATGAATGAAAACTGTTTGGAGCACTTCAACATGATGCTTTAAGAGACTGGACTTTAAGACTTCAAGTTTAAATCTGTGAAATTAGCCCCATCTGGTGGATAGAAAAGACAGTAGGCGTCTTATGGGAACAGAATTAACAGTAAAGGTCTTGATCAGTCTTACAGTCAATAATCAGCAGATATTCCAATGCTTCATCAGTACAGACAGTTAAAGCTTTTCTGTTGGAGCTGTACACATTTCAACAGACATGTTTGACACCTGAAGCTTATCTTAGTGCAGGAAGTTACTGCAGTTTTTCCTAttgagatacacacacataatgacaCTTTCTTAAATGCTCAGATTACTCAGCTACCAATGTAATGTTCATATATCAACATATTAAATTCTCTGGTAGTCTGGCCTATGCACATTTCAACACTTTGCTGGAGCTTATTgacatgttttgctttcttctttcttcataCGTTGAAATAATAACCATACACTGTAGCGGCACACCTGCGCCAGTGCAATAAAGGTCCGAATACCTTCTGTGGTTCCTTCAGGTCAAACATTTGAATTATCTGCCCTCTTGTTGGCCTCcggacagtctgtctgtccattaCAAAGgatccaggaaaaaaaaaacacaaaacaataaaagcatggATTAGTTTCATTCCAAAGCTGCTTCCACATGTATTGAGTTGGGATCTTGAGACTGAAACTGAAGTCACTGTCATGCTTTGTAAGCCATCATGCAGTTGATGCATAAGGTATCAAATAATTGTACCCgacttgagtatttccactttCTGCTGTAATTCTACTGTACTACAgttcaaagacaaaacacttAAGTAAAACTTGTGGTATTACAACTTTCACTTAAGGAAAAGATGTGACTACTACTGAAAACGACTTATTTATGGCTTCTCAGCATTAATGTTTTTAGGCAACAACAGCCTCTCAAGCCTGTTTTGATTCTTCTGTACACATCCGTGCTGTCTGATCCGACACGCTGGGTTGTCGCCGGTCATTCCTCTGCAGTTGCATAATAATTGTGGAGTAAACAGAGGGGTGTGTTAAAATCTGTCCGCATGCATACGTGGCTGCGTgtgtgacacaaacaaacaaaggttcTGTTAGTGCAGAGGTGTCGGCGAATCATGGCGATCTGTAACCACTTGTTGCTTGTTTGGTCCTTGGTGCCGCTGGTGCTGAGCTACCCTTTCTACCCACCAACATGCTACACCAAGGTGCTGATCATGGCCAGAGAGCTCACACAGTGGGCTGCAGAGTTAAAGAGGGACCATGAAACTGTAAGTCAGTGTTGTCACTCCTCTACATTTCTGCTCTGCATGGATTACATTTAACTCTCAAattgtgttttggattttttcttgaatattatattttattacaCTAATGACCACACTGGAAAGAATAATTTTATTCTGTCTTTTACAGATATGCATTAATTTAGTTTAATCccatcaaataaaaacacagcaggctAAATGTGGGCTAGTTTTAGCATGTGGGTATTTAAAGTGTATTAGATTATTCTTCCAGTTTTGAACTTTTTGTTTCatattggggtttttttttcccatccaGAGTTTCTGCATGGCACACATGCCAGATCTCTACCTTGACGTCCATGTAAGTATGACTTTTTAGTtacttttaatttaaattaattgTGCATTTAAATAGTATTTGCTGCTTGGTGTATAaaaatgtgctatacaaatgaaATTACCATGCCTTGCCTTCCTTTCAAATTCCTTCCTTCGCACTGTTGTGAGTTATCTGGCTGTCCCAAACCTTTCTACGCTGACATCTGTGGTGCTTTGACCGAACGCCTCAGCCGTAAATCATAACGGCACCCAGGGACACTAATTGCTACTCATGCCATCAGAATTCTTGTGTGATGCACAAAATGAGCACCTACATCTCCCTGGTGGAGGGCCTGCGACAGCGCCGCTGCGCTTACACCAGAGAAGTGGGGAAGCTGGGTGTCACTCTGAGGCAGCTCCTCATCATCATGTCAGAGAAATGTCACGGGGTAAGACGAGACAGACGCTCAAATTAAGCACAACACAATTAATAGTACTGCAGTAGTACCATAAAGGTGTATCTGTTTGTGCCATGAAGATATTACAGGCAGAGTACAGGGTTGCACCTTTGTTGCAGGGAGGTTGCAGGCCTCACATGGACGGCCTTATTTGTGCATGGGAAAGACTGTTTTGTACATTGTCTTTACTTTTAATGGACTacaaattttttaaaaaagtgacCTGAATGGAGAAGGGAAAGGTTGCAGCAGCAGAGTTAGTAGAAGCTGTATTGTTCCATTTGGAGGTCTTTACAGTTTATTCATATCTCTGTTCACACGGTCCTAACAGTGTCCAGGTTTCTCCTCACATGTCTGCAGTTGTTGATGTCTGATCAACAAATAATGCTGAGAAACCTGCATGAGATGCTTTCATACCACAGTGTCCTGGTTTCTCCAGGTAGCATTTCCAGCTCCCTCTAACCAGGATTTGATCTTATCCAGGTTTCTTAAACCAGGATAACGTGTTTTTGGATACTCTGAAAGCCTGATTATAATCAGGATACCTgtgctgatgtaaacacactcactgagTGATTGTTATTATGACAAAGGCATTACCCTGAAACCAACTTTCTTAAATCATTCCAGGTTGTTTTCAGTCCCAAATACTTGGGCTACATTGTTGATTGTCGTATTCACAAGTAGAATACAGCAGTAATCCAGCACTGAGGTTGATTAAGGCTACTATACACAGACTTTCCATAATAGAGTCTTTGATAAATAAAAGAACTATCTGCTGTATGTCGTCTGAGCACCGCAGCccagcaggaaacagaaaagagacTAACACTGATGAGATGCATTCTGACTGACTGCCGCTTAATGCATCACTCAGTGGGTCATTTCACGGGATTAAACAGGGTTTATGATGCAGATTATGAAAAACGTTCAGTACTCTGTGGATGTTTGATCCCGCTCACCtgaacagtgacagcagacacatcTGGGCCTGGTTTGCTGCAGACCAGGCCACGATGTCTCCACAGAAGGTGACAGTTAATTCACTTTCACTGCGGTCATTTGAGTTCAGCTTCAATAACAGGGATAGGTTGAGCTCTAATTATAGACTGTAAATAGAGTAAGTGGAGTGCGAGTATGCACGTGTCATACAGGTGATTATGTTCCAGTGGATTGTGTTTGTGCCTGAAGAGATCCTGAATAAGGATCTTCATAATTTCCACATGCTTCACTAAAAGACGTCTTTGTCACCTTTCTTTTTTGCAGGACTTGGTGTTCACGATCCACGACTGTGCTGCGCTGGAGCGCCGAAACGCTGGAGAGTGAAGACACACCAATACTCgtcctctgtgtgcttttttcaAGCATCAGCAATGATTCAAAGACTGATGTTGAGTTTAAACCTGCGGTAACTGTGGTTTTGCTCCTAAAAAATGGACTTTAACCATCTGTTTTCTAACTGTAATGGGATttccaacaaatctgatttatCAAACATAAATTCTCATTAAACACAATGATGTGTCACAAAAATTATACTGCAAAAGCTTATTAGTTGCTCCATGCGTCAGACTTTTGGACTTGCTTCCTTGTCCACtgtcatctccatctctctccgcCTCTGCCAgtaaagcagaaaatgtcaatTTATGTCAAATATAGGCAGCTGTATAGGGAATCATGGTCTGTCCATCTATCTAGTATATATTTTGTAGTATGCTCTCGTAGTCATAGGAGCTGTACAaagcgtacacacacacacacacacatatataatgGTGACGTCAGTAGTGTGAAGAGATTTCTGTGAACCTCTGTGGGCTTGTATGCACTTGCATCTGCTCTGTAGGGATTTACAGGAAGCGATGTGATGAAATCTCTCTTTCACAATGTCTGAggattctcagtcatccaggtcaagGTGATCCAAGGACGGTTGAATCTGGGGCAGCTGGACTTTGGATCTTTAGGATCTCTTTCGCAAAGTATAAAGAAAGTGACATTAGGGAGCGTTTAACAAGGACGTTGGTTTGAACAGCTAAAGTATCTACACATGTATTCAATGGTgaaaagtgcatttactcaagtattgtgTTTAAGTACAATTTTAAGATATGtgtacttcagtatttccaaTAAATATAGACAAGatataatcaacaaataaatgatgatgttgTAAATTTCATTAATATAATAAATCATGATGTAATATCATGGATGAGGTTAAACCTTTATCCTGAATCAGTAGAGCTGCTGGTGAAACACAACATGCCAAATTATGTTTTCCAGCTCAAAGCAAAGCGTGACACCACCCCTCTGCCACCAAGCTTCCTGTCCATAATCGCCAACTCAGCAGTTAATTGTTTTGCTAATCTTTCCTTAGAACTGAGAGCGAAAATGACTCAATGGTAAAGTGAATGAAGGTCAATGAGTTTCACTATGAAATGATTTCTGCATTATGAAGGAGGATGTCACCTGACATTCACTGACGGATATCTCAGAGCTGCCGGTGCGTACATCCTCCATCAGTGTCAGCATTGTAGAAATGTAGATCAGCGTTAACGAGACTTGAGTTTCATGTTAAGGACAACAGTCATTTGCACAGAGAGCAGTGGATCGGCCCAAAGACGAGCAACTGCATGTAGTGTAGACCCAGCAGACataattcaaacacacagacagcagccttGTGATCCCATAGGgcttcaaaatgtttccatAATTGCTTCATCTGCTATTTCATTGATTAATGAATTTATCAGTTTATTctataaaataatgaaaagtgtCTGACAAAGAGCCTAATATCCAAACATTCAATTTAAAATGGTAAATTTAAAGCTGATAGAAGAAGAACATGTTTGGCATTAATGCTTGATAGTTCAGTCCTCCAAATAAGTGTCAGTTGATTGTTTGCTGATCgataatcatttcagctccactAATACCTTCAtcctgtgcagctgctgctctgaccgCTTTGTCTCCTTCGTGGCTCACCGAGCTGAAGGCGCCACTAGAGGGCGCCACAGCACCGCCTGTGCAGGTGAGGAGCAAGAGAGCCGAGCCAGCGTGTAATTTCAATAAGAGAATAAAAAACCACAACCTGATTTTAAAATTACTGATCGTCAAAAGATTTTTATTGATGAACTCTCACCAAAAAGGCTGAGTCTCTCTAAAAAACAAACTATAATCAATAATATCAGACATGGCGATGATGCAGCTGGGTGTGAATGAGTGTCAAAGCAGAAGTTGAGCGGCGTTGCTGATGGCACAGCTGTTGGAGATGTCAGAGGACCCGCCCAGCGCCAACCCGGACATGAAGTCCTCTTCACCTCATCAGCGCCACACTGACGACGACGCGCTCCGTCAAAGAAACTACATTTCCATGACGGCAGCGGGAGGGTTGTTGAGTAACAAGGTGGGGCGTTTTCGAGCAGTGTGAAGCAACAAGTTgccctgacagacaggaaggcaggcGGCTACTCCATCGTGTTTCCAGCGGCAGGTGGTCACCGCGCGTCCGGCACTCACCGCCGTTTGTGAATGGGATTACGAGCGCAGAGCCTTCAGAGCTGAAATGGACGGAGTAGAATAACTTCTTTGAATCAGagctgatttctttttcttttcttgaagAAGCAGAAAGTGAGGATAGGTAAATCGGCAGataagtttttatttttttcacggGTTTCGCGTCTCTGCGTGCGTAATGCTCTCCGCGTAGTGCCTTCTGATACCTGGCATTTTCTTTGCATTGTAAATAATGGCACTCGCTAGATTCAGCAAAATACTCCGTCTGCCCACTCTTGAAATCAAGAAGAAGGTCAAGCAGTACGAGCACGTCCATCGGGACATCAATCCGAACGACATATGGGAAATACTTGGCGAGCTGGGCGACGGCGCGTTTGGGAAAGTCTACAAGGTAAGATTTTAAAGTATCGAGGCACCCGCAAAGCGGCCATACTAGTGTAGTGAACAATTTACGTATAGTTCCTAATCCTCTCAAACTTTTTTGGTAATTTGCGCACCTGTTGCCAAGTTCATTAACACCTTTGGACAGTGTAAAGGTTCAAACGCtgctctctcatctcctcccaTGCCCAGTCACTCTTACGTTCTCCCATAAAGATTATCAGCTTGCCTCTGCCACACCATGATGAAATATCGCCAATTATAAGCTACACCTCATCCATCAGTTTCCATTGTGAGTTATAGTCTCTCTATTGTGATGAACACACCTCATATATCCGTCTTTTCTTAGAATTAAGCCTGTAATAGAGGTGTGAACCGCTTCAGATCACCTGTGGACGCTTCACCATCCCACCATTGTTGGGATTGTGACTAATGTCTCAGCTATGTCGTTGTTCCAGAGTTCCCCTGTAAATCAAACTCAGGTAGTCACATGCTCTAGCTTTGGGTACCATGGGAGTGTTTTGCAACACAACCAGGGGATGAAAGTTTGGGataatcattcatttttctcactttggTGTCCTCCTGGAGTaacatgctgtaattttaaaTCATGAAGCGCATGCAGAAGAGACAACCCAAATCTCATTTTCTGCAAACA
This region of Chaetodon trifascialis isolate fChaTrf1 chromosome 16, fChaTrf1.hap1, whole genome shotgun sequence genomic DNA includes:
- the LOC139344998 gene encoding cytokine-like protein 1 produces the protein MAICNHLLLVWSLVPLVLSYPFYPPTCYTKVLIMARELTQWAAELKRDHETSFCMAHMPDLYLDVHNSCVMHKMSTYISLVEGLRQRRCAYTREVGKLGVTLRQLLIIMSEKCHGDLVFTIHDCAALERRNAGE